A single region of the Anoplolepis gracilipes unplaced genomic scaffold, ASM4749672v1 Contig30, whole genome shotgun sequence genome encodes:
- the LOC140675996 gene encoding uncharacterized protein, giving the protein MVTAESLKPGFSSILPTTPGCPSGKQQHYQITIHQDDRDLQRVLWYDQNGRVIPHQFTTATYGLNCAPFLALRTILQLIKDEGQRFPKAIVPLIKSRYVDDIFGGADTIPEAKETIQQLTQLCEAGKFPLQKWNSNCTEVLLNSVIEMPSTVEFESSLCKILGLVWQPVTDTFHFEAAITSSASTLTKRVVASKIARLYDPLGLIAPALIKAKIILQELWLTKAD; this is encoded by the exons ATGGTGACGGCCGAATCGTTGAAACCAGGATTCTCCAGTATATTACCTACCACACCTGGGTGTCCTTCGGGAAAGCAGCAGCACTACCAA ATCACAATTCACCAAGACGACCGGGATCTCCAGAGGGTGCTCTGGTATGACCAGAATGGACGAGTAATTCCACATCAATTCACGACGGCAACTTATGGTCTAAATTGCGCTCCATTTTTAGCGCTACGTACAATCCTACAGCTGATAAAAGACGAAGGTCAACGCTTTCCTAAGGCTATTGTCCCCCTGATAAAAAGCAGGTACGTCGATGATATCTTCGGAGGAGCGGATACAATCCCCGAGGCTAAGGAAACAATTCAACAGCTGACTCAGCTCTGTGAAGCTGGCAAATTTCCACTTCAGAAATGGAATAGCAATTGCACAGAAGTTTTGCTCAACTCTGTCATCGAGATGCCAAGCACTGTCGAATTCGAATCATCGTTATGTAAGATACTGGGTCTCGTATGGCAACCTGTCACCGACACCTTCCATTTCGAAGCCGCCATCACATCCAGCGCTTCTACACTTACAAAGAGAGTAGTGGCCTCCAAGATAGCACGTTTGTACGATCCCTTAGGGTTGATCGCACCGGCTTTGATCAAAGCCAAAATCATACTACAAGAGCTCTGGCTAACCAAAGCTGACTGA
- the LOC140675997 gene encoding uncharacterized protein: protein MTLLATSRALLRRDDGELYTIRLLIDQGSKLSFISEDLIQRAKIKKSSASIPLVGIGGTYSGHTKGRVTVKLHLIYDMASNCIVDAYVLPRLTTKIPTHISIPSFWPHLENIQLADPDFACSSHIHVIIGSDNYGQVIKPNLIRGEPSTPIAQQTIFGWILSGAASTDGVTSPAQAYHCELDNELQDLISRFWRQEELPATKSYVLSKEEENCENQFLSIHSRDVTGRYIVCLLVKTDPRLLGDSRTRASLLP from the coding sequence ATGACGTTACTAGCAACAAGCAGAGCCTTATTGAGGAGAGACGATGGCGAACTCTATACAATACGGTTGTTGATAGATCAAGGCTCCAAATTGTCTTTTATCTCGGAAGATTTGATTCAACGGGCAAAGATCAAAAAATCTTCAGCGTCAATACCGCTTGTAGGAATCGGTGGCACATACTCAGGCCACACTAAGGGAAGAGTAACAGTAAAATTACACTTGATTTATGACATGGCCTCAAACTGCATCGTCGATGCTTATGTTCTACCTCGCCTCACAACAAAAATACCGACACATATATCCATTCCCTCCTTTTGGCCTCACCTTGAAAATATACAGCTTGCGGATCCGGACTTTGCTTGCTCCAGTCACATCCACGTGATTATAGGCTCTGATAATTACGGCCAAGTAATAAAGCCGAACCTGATACGAGGGGAACCATCAACGCCGATAGCTCAACAGACCATTTTTGGATGGATTCTTTCCGGCGCCGCTTCCACAGACGGAGTGACATCGCCGGCACAAGCCTATCATTGTGAGTTAGATAACGAGCTGCAAGATCTTATTTCCAGATTCTGGAGACAAGAGGAACTTCCTGCTACAAAATCTTATGTCTTAAgcaaagaagaagagaattGCGAAAATCAATTTCTATCTATTCACTCAAGGGATGTGACTGGAAGATATATAGTGTGTCTTCTGGTCAAGACCGATCCACGACTACTAGGGGATTCTAGGACAAGAGCAAGCTTACTGCCTTAA
- the LOC140675993 gene encoding uncharacterized protein: MPRSIEKQNIHIYYQKNHLSNLIIDDAHERMLHGGTQQLVGQLPTARVIQARPFLNSGLDYAGPVTLKTWKGRAVRTYKGYLAIFVYLVTSAVYIEVVTDYTTDAFIAAYKRFTGRRGICATLQSDCGTNFVGADAQLRPKDNTTWRFNPPSAPHFGGKWEAAVKSTKYHLKRVLKDAIVTYEEMTTITIQIEAVLNSRPLCPLSEDVNDYCALTSGHFLIGEAPSALPEPNLSEEKTTWLSRWQLLKQG, encoded by the exons ATGCCCAGATCGATCGAGAAACAAAACATCCATATATACTATCAAAAGAATCACCtcagtaatttaattatagacgATGCTCACGAGAGAATGCTTCATGGAGGTACTCag CAACTGGTGGGACAACTACCAACGGCTCGAGTAATTCAGGCGAGACCTTTCCTAAACTCAGGACTCGACTACGCCGGCCCTGTAACATTGAAGACGTGGAAAGGCCGGGCAGTGCGGACTTACAAGGGTTATCTAGCCATTTTTGTCTATCTCGTGACATCCGCAGTATACATAGAAGTAGTTACAGATTATACCACTGACGCCTTCATTGCCGCATACAAACGCTTCACGGGAAGAAGAGGAATCTGCGCCACGCTACAAAGTGATTGTGGAACTAACTTTGTGGGAGCAGATGCACAGCTAAGGC CCAAAGATAACACAACATGGAGATTCAATCCACCGTCTGCTCCTCACTTCGGAGGAAAATGGGAAGCAGCCGTTAAGTCCACAAAATACCATTTAAAACGAGTATTGAAGGACGCGATTGTGACATACGAAGAGATGACGACCATCACAATTCAAATTGAAGCGGTGTTGAATTCGAGACCTCTTTGTCCGCTATCAGAGGACGTGAATGATTACTGCGCTTTAACATCGGGACATTTCTTGATTGGGGAAGCACCTTCAGCACTTCCAGAACCGAATTTATCGGAGGAAAAGACAACGTGGCTCTCGCGCTGGCAACTGCTAAAACAAGGTTGA
- the LOC140675994 gene encoding uncharacterized protein, with the protein MADLLRVYWCSKTKVAPIKRLSILRLELTAAQLLTCLLSNALKALDLSNASENPADCASRGLTPAQLTHHELWWKGPTWLSELNSSWPSFTHESPQEAELEQRSGNVMNATARLPSYWKVLDRYSSLTKLLRITTICRRFISCLRKIPHSAPLKHPLKPIKLDKSRKFWIRIVQQAYFQNEIQTI; encoded by the exons ATGGCAGATTTATTACGCGTCTACTGGTGCTCCAAGACGAAGGTTGCGCCAATTAAACGCCTCTCAATACTGCGACTCGAGCTCACCGCTGCTCAGCTTCTGACGTGTTTATTATCGAATGCCTTAAAAGCGTTAGATCTTTCTAACGCGTCA GAAAACCCAGCGGATTGCGCCTCTCGAGGCTTGACTCCAGCTCAATTGACGCATCATGAATTATGGTGGAAGGGACCTACGTGGCTGTCGGAGCTAAATTCGTCCTGGCCTTCATTCACTCACGAATCTCCACAGGAAGCCGAACTAGAACAACGATCCGGGAACGTCATGAATGCGACCGCTCGACTACCTTCTTACTGGAAAGTGTTGGACAGATATTCCTCATTAACAAAGCTGCTAAGGATAACTACGATCTGCCGTAGATTTATCTCATGTCTGCGAAAAATACCGCATTCAGCACCACTGAAACACCCACTGAAGccgataaaattagataagaGTCGAAAGTTTTGGATACGTATCGTTCAACAAGCATATTTTCAGAACGAGATTCAAACCATCTAA